CacatttgtttccagttttcccagtacaaTTTGCcaaaaatgcttttttctctctGGCTTGAACATTTGTATGAATGTCTATTTTTATACTCTCTTtagttccattgatcaatgtgtctattCTCTTGACAGTACTAcactatcttgattttttttagcaTTATAGTGAATCTGGAAATGTTATCAGCAGTTTTATCCTCTAggtttgctctctttttttcacaATGTTTTCCCTAGTCCcttgtattttcatatatattttagagttaGCTTCTTAATATCTATAAAAAACACCCTACTTGGATTTTAAGTGAGATTGCATTGAATGaatctatatattatatgtaatgtatacactcttatatatgaatattcatgtatcaGATGCTCTATaatgagcagaagaaataatGACAATTGATAACTATAGAAaaacacttagcataatattttatgaaatctgAGGGATTTACATGTATACGTGTAAGCAACATTTCCTAATTTTCTGTGGGCACTTGGTTTTCTAGAAGCTGCAACCGATATTTGTCAAATTTAGTTCTACATAAAGCAGTTCTTAAaagatctttttcaaaaatatatatattcaattttgtaATGAGATCTCTGAAAAACATCTCAGAATGAGCCAAAGATTTTTTCCTCTGGGTCCATCTATGTTTCCCGTGCCTCATGTTCACTTGGAATTCCAGATGCCACtcttcagtaaagttgcaagctTTATACATTGGTTCTGCTTATGGGTAATTTTTCAAATAGTAGCAGCTCGGGGCAACTATTTGGCTGTCTTCCCAGGGACTATTGGCATACAGCATAATCAAGTGCTCTAAGTTAATCATATGAGGAGCTCACTTTTAAATGGCTCAACATTATCTCAAAAAAGAACTTAACTTTCAACTTCCTTGGTGTTCTCAACATTTCTCTTCAACTGATTTTCTATCTCTGATAGACCAGGTCTCTGAATTGCCAGGGGAGGAAGAGTCCCAGGTATACCTGATGAGTTTCCTTGTACTGACTTTAGAGACCTCTTCATGCTTCCTGACACTTTCAAGGGATGTAAATTGTCCTGGACTCTCACATTTTGGCCCCAACTTTCTCATGTTTTGATGGTCTTTGTTAAGGTATAAATGTTCTGTGTGGGAAGACTTAGCTACCTCCATAAGACTCTGCTTCTTTTCAATATATATGATGGACTGACATCTAGAAGTCTGACTGAAAGATTTCAAGAAGGTTCTAAAGAGGGAGCTCCAAGTTCACCCACTGAGGCTTCTTTCTTCTTCCGGAACCCTAAAGCTCAGTTCCACTCAGCTCTTCCCTCTGTGCTGGCCAGTCTCCACAAGCTATATCTTTTTTGTTGCTGGAAATAATTTCCTACCATAGCTTAAaaatttttccctcttctctaaCCACACTGTGGTCTGAAAAAGCAGCAGAATAGTGAAAACGGGATTTTTCAGAAAGTGCAGAATATAAATTTGCAATGTCTAATCCATAGTCAGGAAACATTAGAGAATTTAACTAGTGTGATTCACAATAATTTAAGGGAATTCTTATAAAAGGTGATTACTTTTAGCATCCCtaatattctactttattttagttGTTGTAGCTTATAAACATGACATtgttaatatcttatttattattatttgcctcCTACATTGGAATATCAGCTCCATGAATACAGAGTGCTTTTTTTACTACCAAATTAAAATACAAGTGTACAGTTGTGTTTGGCATGTAATACCAAGAATGATGGTTggttagttaattaattaattaattaatccaaGAATGATGCTTAATTAATCCAAGAATGATGGAGTTAGATCATCTACCTaaagcttttcttcctttgactCTTACATGAGCCAAGAGATCTAACTCTTTATGTTTCATCTAGGGAGGGAGCTGTGTCTTTCTACCTGTGACAATTAAAGCTGCTGAGATCATGGTAAGAACTAACCAAACCTCGACAGTGACAGAGTTTCTCTTCTCTGGATTCCCCCAGTTTGAAGATGGTAGCCTCCTCCTCTTCATTCCTCTGCTCATCATCTACACATTTATTGTTATCGGGAATCTCACTGTATTTTTTGCAGTCAGGATGGACACCCGTCTCCACAACCCCATGTACAATTTCATCAGCGTCTTCTCCTTTCTGGAGATCTGGTATACCACAACCACCATTCCCAAGATGCTCTCCAACCTCATCAGTGAGAAGAAGACCATCTCCATTACTGGCTGCCTCTTGCAGATGTACTTCTTTCATTCACTTGGAAATTCGGAGGGCATCTTGTTGACCACCATGGCCATTGACAGGTATGTAGCCATCTGCAACCCTCTCCGTTACCCGACCATTATGACCccccggctctgtgctcagctctcTGTGGGCTCTTGCATCTTTGGCTTTCTTGTGTTGCTCCCAGAGATTGTGTGGATTTCCACACTGCCCTTCTGTGGACCCAACCAGATCCGTCAGATATTCTGTGACTTTGAGCCTGTGCTGCAGTTGGCCTGTACAGACACGTCAGTGATTCTGATTGAGGATGTGATCCATGCTGTGGCCATCATCTTCTCTGTCCTGATTATTGCTCTCTCTTATATCAGAATCATCACTGTGATCCTGAAGATCCCTTCTGTTGAAGGCCGCCAAAAGGCCTTTTCCACCTGTGCGTCTCACCTTGGTGTCTTTCTGATGTTCTACGGCAGCGTGTCCCTCATGTACCTGCGGTTTACTGCGACTTTCCCACCCATTTTGGACACAGTTATTGCACTGATGTTTGCAGTTCTTGCACCCTTTTTCAACCCTATCATCTACAGCTTGAGAAACAAGGATATGAAGGCTGCAATCAAGAAGCTTCtctgtcctggggcgcctgggtggctcagtccgttaaacatctgcctttggctcaggtcatgatcccaggtcctgggtcAAGTTCCAAATCAGGtttcctgctcggtgggaagtctgctttttccctctccctctgcccaccccactcatgctctctctttttctcaaataaatatataatatttaaaaaaaaaaaaaaagaagcatctcTGCCTTCAGAAAGTGTTCACTGCATCTGCAAGTTGATGTTAGCTAGCTCTTAGCCCCTCTGATTTTGAATGTTACCCTGACATACTAAACCATAAAACTaacatataggggtgcctgggtggctcagtgggttaagcctctgtcttcagcttgggttatgatctcagggtcctggaatcaagccccacattgggctctttgctcagcagggttcctgcttcctccctccccaccccccagcttctctgtgatctctctgtcaaataaatacaattgtaaaaaaaaaaaatcatataattcaTCCATTGACACACTGATAGCTTCCACTTATTTCATTTcacacattcattttatttatacacatttaatgtatcAGATTCACAAAGATTGAGagataagagaaaggaaatacgATGTTTAAGCcattaaaatagattttgagaCATTAACTTTTATTGTTACTatgtaagtattattattattactattattccaAAGGCATCAGTAACAAGTACAGATTACAAAACAGAGTGGTTAAGAGTATAAGATCTGTAGAGGAGGTGAAGGTTCATACTTTACTCCATACAAGCATTGTGACCTGAAACATGAACCAGCTCTGGGAGGTGCTGGATACATCTGTTACGTCAGTGCGGTGattatgtgtggtgtgtgtgtgtgtccacattcATCCCATTGTATACATTACATATGGTCTCTGGatacaaattatatctcaataaagttgttcaAATGAAATAGACCAGTTCACACTATGCTAGATCATCAGAAATACAATTTTGCCAGTTAAAATTTTTCAGATCCCTCATGtgattttttctatctttaacttgagtatagttggcacacaatgttacattagtttccggtatacaatatagtgattcagcttcTCTTTATGGCCAcaagtgtggctaccatctgtcaccacacaacactatCACAACATCACTATGTTCCCTatactgtgccttttattcccatggcttattatttttgaaattcaaggaaaaatattATAAGAAGTTAGACAAGGAAAATAGGCCCCTAAGTCACAGGAAGAAACGTTAGACAaaactcaaaagagaaagaaagtatgtGTTCTCATCAAAAATCCCATGCGTATTTCCAAGAAGATTACGTAATAAAAGCTAACAGATtgtagagaggaagaagaaggaggaagaggaggaggagatggaggaggggaagaaatcTGGGTTTTCAACAGAGCGGTGGATTGAGCATATGGAGCACAGAATAATCCCATGAAAAAAAGGGGAGACATTGTGAGCAGAGAGGTGAGCGGGATCAACGTAAATTGTTCAGGGCCACAGAGGTCCACATTCATTTGCGGCAGGAGAAGAAAGTGACATTTTCCCCTCACTTCAATACTGGCACAGCCCCCAATGACATGCCTATTAGGaaatgatcttattttattttgttttattttttataaacatatatttttatccccaggagtacaggtctgtgaatcaccaggtttacacacttcacagcactcaccaaagcacataccctccccaatgtccataatcccacccccttctcccaacccccctccccccagcaaccctcagtttgttttgtgagattaagagtcacttatggtttgtctattttttattaaatattctttcaagCTTTTTTTCTGGTTTCGGTGTATTTCCTTCAAGACTTTCCGCACGTGTTTGTTCATGTGAGAAGAGCAGGACCAACACAAACACGCTCTTTGCATGAGGCCCTGATAGACGCACGTCCCTGGAGAAAGTGGCTCGCCGTGTTCAGAGTGATAAGTACAGTCAGGAGAAAATACTTGGTGACAACTTTGATCTTAAAATCTAATGAGACAAGAGTAGAGAGGGGATCTTTCTGCTAATTAAACCCACGAGGGAAAGTGATGCTCTCCACTGTGGCGCAGGGCAGGGATCCCCTATGACCCCCACGTCCCCTTCCTGCTCTTCCCTGGGAtgcctgttaaaaaaaaatatatatatatatataaatattttttatatatataaaatatatatatattatatgtcacatataatatatatatattgtgtgtgtgttttgtgttataaaatatattatattatgtgtgTGCGTTGtgtgttataaaatatattatattatgtgtgtgttataaaatatattatattacattatattatattatttgtataataGATACAACATCTGGAGGAATATCAAGGATCCGGAGACCCACACAGGCAGAGCAGTCCCTGTGGTCTTTGGTAGAGGTGAGTGCAGGTGGATGTCTTGAGAAAGAATTCACTCAGCACACATAAGAATAAGAACATCATAACCGGAAGACTCAGAAGCTTCGAATGTTGGTGGAGAGCCGTGACGCGTGTAGGGGGAGCCTGTGCTGGGCACGGGTATATATGAAACAAGATACTCCATTTTGATGCCATCTTTCAAGAGGTCATTTTTTCCAGACTTGATTAGGATTGTCACTCAAAGTAAATTGTCATACTTCCTTTTCAGACCGTCCCTAATTATCCTTGTTCACGTGTCCCCACAGCTATCTCGTGGGCTAAATTATAATTTCACCCAGTCGCTTGGCTCCAAGTTAATGTATTTGACGCCAACTATTTTTTACATGTCAACCCTGTTCTAGTTTACTGCCCTGAAGGAGGAGCCTGgtctagagaaggaaaaataagctgTTGATGATTATTATGACACATGACACATACACTACAGAAACCCAAGACTACTAGTGCCCAACATTCTGGAGTGTTTACTATATTCCTGGCACTACTCTAAAGCACTGAAAATATGTTTACACATATTGGTGGGGGCAGTCGAGTGTCTGGGCTGGAGTCACGGGAGAATGAGTGCGTGGGTTTGTATGCTGACTTAGGCTGAGACTCACTGGGCAgtgtttcttctgtaaaatgagggtgatCTTACTTCACTAGAGACTCAGTAAGAAATACAGCTTGTGCTTAGGGCAGCGCTTGCTACAGAACGTGACTCCATACCCCACCACACTACACAGTGCTCTTACTGCTATTGAAAGTGTCTACCTATTCCCGAAGCCTTGTGTGCCAGTATTAGTATTTTCTGCATCCTACAGAAGAAGAATTAAAGGCATAGAAAGGCTAAATGACTTGAGATAGGTCAGGGGTTGTCAGCAGTGGAGAGAACCTATTTCCAATATGCAGACTTTTGATCAGTATTATGCTTTGCTTTTGtgccaggagaggggcagggtgAGGAGTGGTGGGGCGGCGGCTACCTCACAGTCAGAGGACGTGATCGACTCAGGAGACTGTGGTGATCCTGCAAAGTGGTGTGCATGAGGGAAGAGCCCTGGGATGCTAGCAGGAGAAGCCGAGGTGAGTTCCGAGTCAGATGTGTGGGTTTGGAGCTCATGGACCCACTGTGGTAAAACGCTGAAGTAGTAATAGTTGAGAACTTGTACGTGGACGAGATCACTGCAGGAGCAAATGCAATTatggagagcagagagcaggagggaatGAGCACCTGGGGAAGAGTTTAAGAAAAGCGGTCGTGTTAAtaggagagagataagcagaagAGTAGGGATGACAGAACGAATACAACTAGTGGAACAA
The window above is part of the Mustela nigripes isolate SB6536 chromosome 10, MUSNIG.SB6536, whole genome shotgun sequence genome. Proteins encoded here:
- the LOC132026019 gene encoding olfactory receptor 6K3-like — protein: MKLLIDNGGSCVFLPVTIKAAEIMFEDGSLLLFIPLLIIYTFIVIGNLTVFFAVRMDTRLHNPMYNFISVFSFLEIWYTTTTIPKMLSNLISEKKTISITGCLLQMYFFHSLGNSEGILLTTMAIDRYVAICNPLRYPTIMTPRLCAQLSVGSCIFGFLVLLPEIVWISTLPFCGPNQIRQIFCDFEPVLQLACTDTSVILIEDVIHAVAIIFSVLIIALSYIRIITVILKIPSVEGRQKAFSTCASHLGVFLMFYGSVSLMYLRFTATFPPILDTVIALMFAVLAPFFNPIIYSLRNKDMKAAIKKLLWMESQQWRRKASGSSDGRCQG